The genomic region GATCTTGGCATAACATTGCCCCGGCAATTTATTCTGCAGCCAGACCAGCCGCAAATCACCGTTATCATCCGCCAGTTCCAGCATTGCGGCACCCTTGGGGGTGTGGATCACTCGTGGGCAGGGCAGCTTGGGTGCGCAGGCGGCCAAATGGTCCAGCGCCTTGATCTGCATATCAACCAGCCAGGCCTCGCAGCCGGGGCGCATGGCCTTTAGAATGTAGTCCTGGCCATCGTCGCCCTGGGCCAGAAAATTGAGGTCATATTCCCCATCGAGCCGCGCCAATGTGGCGCTGATGCCCCAGGATGTTTTCAGGACATTTGCCCAATGCAGTTCGCTCATTCATTCCCTCAATTATCAATGTCTGCCCTAGGCGTTTAGCCCAGCCAGCCCTTTAAATTCTCGTCCACCACCGCCGACAATGCAGAGATATGGCCGTCATCGTCGTTTAGGCAGGGTATATATGTGAAGCTCTCACCGCCTGCATGGTCAAAGCTTTCGCGGATCTCTTCGTTGATCTCTTCCAGCGTTTCGATGCAATCCGCCGAAAACGCCGGTGCCACCACTGCGATGCTCTTTTTGCCTTGCCGCGCCAGTTCGGCGACGTGATCGACGGTGTAAGGCTTTAGCCATTCCTCGGGGCCGAATTTGGACTGGAAGCTGCTAATGATCTGGCTGTCTGCCCAGCCCAGCCGATCCCGCAAAAGTTGTGTGGTTTCATGGCACTGGCGGCTGTAGGGGTCGCCTTGCTGTGCATAGCGCTCGGGCATTCCGTGGTACGAGCAGACCAGAATATCGGGGCGGTTTTCCATCTTGGCATAGGCGGTTTCAATTGATCTGGCCAGGGCATCGATATAGCTGGGGTGGTTGAAATAGGCCGACACCGTGCGCGCTGCCGGTTGCCAGGTCTCGTCCATCAGGGCGCGAAAAAACGCATCATTGGCGGTGCCCGAGGTGGCACCGGCGTATTGCGGATACAGCGGTAAGAACAGGATCTTGGTGCAGCCGGCCTCGACCAGCGCCCGGACCTTGGATTTGGTGGATGGGTTGCCATAGCGCATGCAGAAATCAACCATCACCTGATCGCCGTAGCGGGCCGCCATTGCGCTGGCCATCTTGGCGGTTTGATCCTTGGTGATGGTCATCAGCGGGCTTTCGCCCTTGTCGTGATTCCAGATCGATTTATAGGCCGCGCCCGAGCTGAACGGCCGCTTGCTCAGGATGACCAGTTGCAGCAGCGGCTGCCATTTCCACTTGGGGTAATCGATCACCCGCTGGTCGGACAGGAACTCGCTCAGATAGCGGCGCATGGGCCAGTAGCTATAATCATCCGGGGTGCCAAGATTGGCCAGCAGAACCCCGATCTTTTCGGCGGGTTTGGCAGCTTGGGTTGCTTGTGGTGTGGCGTCCGGCATGGTGGCGTCCTGTTGGGCTGGGTCGGATGAATAGGCATAACCGATTGCAGGTCAATCGGGCAATTGCCCGGTGTCGCTACTCGGGCAGTTTGGTTTCCGGTACTTTCAGCGCATCGGACAACCGCGATTGCGCCGAGCCTGGGCGCAGTGGCTTTTGCTGGGTGTCCGAGGGCGACCAGCCGGTCAGGCAGACGATTTCAAAGGTGGCAGGCAGGCGATTATCCGGCGTTGCAAAATGCTGTCGATACAGGTGATCCGCCATTTCGAACAGCATCCGCGAGCTGGGGTGTTTCTGCCGTTGCGCCAGCGCGTTGGTTTCCCCCATGTCACGCAGGTCCTGCATCAGATGGCGCAGGTCGCGATATTCAGCCGTCAGGGGTACCAGATCGGCCACCGGCAGCGCCAGACCGGCGCGTTGCAGCAGGGCGCCCAGATCGCGGATTTCACCCATCGGTGCCACCCGGGGGGATAGACCGCCAGTGAGTGCCGTTTCCGCCTCGGCCAGGGAGCTGCGCAATTCATGCAGCGTCCGCCCGCCGAGCATCACCACCAGCAGCAACCCATCCTCTTTTAGTGCGCGGCGACACTGGATCAACTGGCCCACCGGGTCATTGGCCCAATGCAGGCACATGGTGTGCACCACAACATCATGGGCGCCTGGGTCCAGCGCCAGCAGGTCGTCGTCGGGTACGATTTTTGCGCCCGGCAGGCAGTTCTGCCAAATCTCCGCAAAAGGGGTGACGATGGCCGGGTCCGTAAAGCTCCTGTTAACCATGCAGAGCCGATCCTCGACTTCATCCCGTGCGGTTTCATGCAGGAACAGGGCTGTCGGCTTGCGGCGCGCCCGGTGGGCGCTCAGGGCTGGACGGTCAAACAGGGCTGGCTGGGGTTTTGGGGCTTGCGTCATGGGGGCTGTTTAGGCTGATGCTGAAGCAGATACAAATGGCCGTTTCACTGATTTACCCGCCGCGCTGTCTGGGCTGTGGTGATCTGGTCGATAGTGACTTTGGCCTGTGCGGCACTTGCTGGCGCGAAACGCCGTTTATTGGCGGAACGGTCTGCGAAAGCTGCGGGGTGCCACTGCCGGGGCAGGCGGATGGGTTTCGGCTGGATTGCGACGACTGCATGGCCCATCCGCGCGCATGGAGCCAAGGACGTGCGGCATTGCTGTACCGGGATCAGGCACGATCCCTGGTGCTGGCGCTGAAGCACGGGGATCGCGGTGATATTGCCAGATCTGCTGCCGTCTGGATGATGGTGGCAGCAAAACCGTTGTTGGAAAACGATCCGCTCATTGTGCCTGTGCCTCTGCATTGGACCCGGCTGCTAAAGCGGCGTTACAACCAATCGGCGCTATTGGCTGTCCAGCTGGCCAAGCAATGCCAACTGCAGTGCTGTGTGGACCTGCTGCACCGGCGAAAACGCACCGAGTCGCTGGATGGGAAAACCCGTGAGCAACGGTTTGTGGCGCTGGGCGATGCCGTCGCCTTCAACCGGCGTCAAAGGGCAAGACTGCAGGGGCGGGTGATTTTGCTGGTCGATGACGTCATGACCTCGGGTGCCACCCTGACTGCCTGCACAGATGCCTGCCTGCGCGGTGGTGCGGCAGAGGTGCGCGTAGTGGTGCTGGCGCGTGTCAGTAAACGATGATCGCTTGATCACCTTTTGGCGCCCCCCTAGCAATTGTTGCATTGCCCCCCCAAATCCCCCACAACGTCAAAGCTGAATGAAATGGAGACCTCGATGAAATCGGTCGAAATCTATACCTCGCCGCTCTGCGGTTTTTGCCACGCAGCCAAACGGTTGCTGACCCAAAAGGGCGTCACCTTTGCCGAGGTGAACGTGCTGACTGATCCCGCGCGCAAGCCCGAGATGATCCAGCGCGCCAATGGCGGCCGCACGGTGCCGCAGATTTTCATCGGTGATACCCATGTGGGTGGCTGCGATGATCTGTTTGCGCTTGAGCAGTCGGGTCAACTCGACTCGCTGCTCGCGGCCTGAAAACGGAGACCTCACATGCGCACGGCGCTGTTGCAGATGACATCAAGCGATGATCCGGGTGAAAACCTGGGTCTGGTTGAGGCGATGCTGGCTGAGGCCGTGGCGGCGGGGGCTGGGTTTATTCTGACCCCCGAGGTCACCAATTGCGTCAGCACCAGTCGCAGGCATCAGCAGGCCGTGCTGCATCACGAAGAAGACGACCCGACGTTGGCGGCGCTGCAGGGGGCAGCCGCGCGGCATGGGATCTGGCTGTTGCTGGGGTCACTGGCGGTCAAGACGCAGGACAGCGATGGACGTTTTGCGAATCGCCAGTTCCTGATTTCACCGCAGGGTCAGATCACCGCGCGCTATGACAAGATCCATATGTTTGATGTGGAAGTGACCCCGAAAGAGACCTTCCGCGAATCAGAGGGCTATCGACCGGGCGACCGGGCGGTGCTGGCTGATACTCCGTTTGGTCGGATCGGCATGACCATATGTTACGATGTGCGGTTTGGGTATTTGCATCGGGCACTGGCCAAGGGCGGGGCCGAAATCCTCACCGTGCCAGCCGCCTTTTCGCCTGTGACCGGTGCCGCCCATTGGCATACGCTGCTGCGCGCCCGCGCCATCGAAACCGGCTGCTATATCCTGGCTCCGGCGCAAACCGGCAAACACTCTGCCCGTGTCGGCGGGTGCCGCCAGACCTATGGCCATTCCCTGGTGGTCGCCCCCTGGGGCGAGGTGTTGTCGGATGCGGGCACCGAGCCGGGCGTGACCTACGTTGATCTGGATATGGAAAAAGTGTCAGAAGCACGCAGGCGCGTCCCTGCGCTGAGCCATGACCGAGACTTTGACGGACCCTGATGGAAGACAATAATTCTCTTGCGATTTCGCTGTTTAGCGAGATTTTGATGGCCGACCAATTGGCCCGCTCGCGCCTGACCAAGGCGCTGCCAAAAGGTATGGAGCTGTCGCATTTTTCGGTGCTCAATCAATTGGCCCGGGTTGGTCTGGAGCGATCACCAGCGCAATTGGCCAAAGCATTTCATGTTACCCGAGGCGCGATGACCAACACATTAAATAAACTGGAAGTGGCTGGGTATATACATATCCGCCCAGACTGGGACGACGCGCGGCGCAAGATGGTGGCGATCAGCCCGGCTGGCCGCCAGGCCCGCGATGCAGCGCTGGCCGGGATTACTCCGATAATTTCCGAAGTGGTGAATGACTTGGGCCATGACCGTGTCCGCGCCGCTTTGCCAATCCTGCGCGAGTTGCGCAGCAAGCTTGAAAACGACGGGTCAGACCCTCGTTGAAACGAGAAACGGGGCGCCTGCTCCCAGGCACCCCGCTGTTCCGATAGGCTCCGTGAGTGGAAAATATGCCTATTGGAACGCAGTAGCATTCACTCGATTAAGGGCAAAACCTGCCCAATAACCCCCAGGATCATTCCTGAGTGTTGGTTGGCAATAACATTCCCCCCTGCCTTAAACAAAAGCGCAGAAGGATCTGCTGCCTATCCTAAAGTATAGGTGCGGAGGTTAAGGCTTGATGCTGGCGGTGACGTAATTGACGCTCAGATCACGGTCCGAGATTGACCAGCCCCAAGTGATTGGATTGAAGAGAAAACCTTTTCGATCCACCGGGGACAGACCGGCTTGTGACAGCAGATCAAACAGCTCGTCCGGGGTGATGAATTTTGACCACTCGTGGGTGCCGCGTGGCAACCAGCGCATAATCACCTCAGCCCCGATAATAGCCATGGCAAAGCTTTTGGGGTTGCGATTGATCGTCGAACAAATTTGCAACCCGCCGGGGCGCAACAGCTGCCGGGTTGCGGTCAGATAGGCCAGCGGATCGGCGACATGCTCAACGACTTCCATATTCAGAATCACGTCGAACTGTTCGCCCGCTTCAGCCAGGGCCTCGGCCGTGGTGTGGCGATAGTCGATGTCGAGCCCGGATTGTTCGGCATGGATGCGCGCTACGGGCAGGTTGCCCGCGGCGGCATCGGCGCCCACAACAGTGGCCCCAAGACGCGCCATTGGTTCCGAAAGCAGTCCGCCACCGCAGCCGATATCCAGCAAACGCAGCCCCGCAAAGGGCTTTGATTTACTCAGATCACGATCAAATTCACCGGCGATCTGCTGTGTGATATAGTCTAGCCGACAAGGGTTCAGCATGTGCAACGGCTTGAATTTACCATTCGGATCCCACCAGTCTGCGGCCATCGCTTCGAATTTTGCGATCTCAGAGGGGTCCACCGTGGATTGAGGCGCTTGCATTCCTGTCTCCGTGTGTTCTTTTAGTTCGGACATTATAAGTTAGGTCAATAATGGACAAACACCGGGATCAAAAGCGCGCAGTTCAATATCTTTACCCGCCAATCGAAGCCTTTGATCAGCGGATGGTCGATGTTGGCCAGGGACATCGCATATATGTGGAGCAAAGTGGCAACCCGCAGGGCGTGCCTGTGGTGGTTTGTCACGGTGGGCCCGGCGGCGGCTGTAGCCCGGCGATGCGACGTTATTTTGATCCCAATATCTACCGGGTGATTCTGTTCGACCAACGCGGCTGCGGCCGCTCGCGACCCTATGCCTCGTGCGAGGATAACACGACCTGGCATCTGGTCGCGGATATGGAGGTGATTCGCCGCTTGCTAGAGATCGACGACTGGATGGTCTTTGGTGGCAGTTGGGGCGCGACTTTGTCGCTGATCTATGCCCAGGCCCACCCTGACCGGGTGCGTCATCTGATCCTGCGGGGGGTGTTTTTGATGACCAAGGGTGAGCTGGACTGGTTCTATGGCGGCGGTGCCGGCAAATTCTGGCCAGAAACCTGGGCCAGATTTGTGTCGCTGATCCCCGAGAACGAGCGTGGCGACATAATCGGCGCCTACCATAAACGCCTATTTTCGGGGGATGTTCCCGAGGAAATCCGCTTTGGCAAAGCTTGGTCCGCCTGGGAAAACGCTTTGGCCTCGATCCACTCAAACGGACGGTCGGGGGAAAGCCCGGGCGAGTACGCCCGCGCCTTTGCTCGGCTTGAGAATCATTACTTTATCAATCAGGGTTTCCTTGAGAGCGACGGGCAAATTCTTGCGAATATGGGGCGGATATCGCATATCCCGGGTGTTATCGTGCAGGGGCGGTATGATATGATTTGCCCACCGGTGATGGCCTGGCGCCTGAATGAACTATGGCCCGAGGGTGAGCTGAAGATGATTCGCGGATCCGGGCATGCGCTGTCAGAACCGGGAATCAGCGCTGAATTGGTGCGGGTGATGAATGTCATTGCGGAGGAGCTATAGATGAGTCGGATTGACCGCCGGGCCCTGTTTGCCTCGGGTGCTGCTGCTGCCTTGTTGGCGGCCACCGGCACCTCCTTGTCGGCGGCGCCGCTGCGTGGTGGGATACTGCGACTGGCGGTTCCCCGCGATGGCGACCTATTGGATCTGGTGGCGCGCGGCGCATTGTATCACAGCCTGACCGAGGTCTCGCCCGATGGAGTGCTGCGCGGAGAGCTGGCAAGCCATTGGCACAGCAGTCAGGACGCGCGCATTTGGACCTTTGATCTGCGCCCTGCTGTGCGGTTCCATGATGACCAAGAGATGACGGCCCGGGATGTCGTGGCGTCGCTGGCGGCGCATGTCTTGCCGGATGGGGTCGAGGTTCTGGAATATTCCGTGTTGTCAGAGCTGCAGTTACAGATCGAGCTCTCGGCATCAAACCCTGATTTCCCTTATTTGCTGGCCGATCCGGCGCTTTTTATCGCCCGCGATGGGCGTGTGGATGCGCCTTTGGCCCAGGCCTGTGGGACCGGCTGTTACCGGGTTGAGCGCTATCAGCAGAACCGCCATTTTCGCGCCGCGCGGGTGGCGGGTCACTTCAAGGATGGCCAGGCCGGCTGGGCGGATCAGATTGAGGTGATCGTGATCCCCGACGAAACCGTGCGGGCCGAAGCGCTGCGCGATGGCTATGTCGATATTTCCGCTCTGCCTGACCCCAAGGGGCTGATTAAACGCGGCGACTTTCGCTATCTGCCGTCGCAGCAGGATATTGCGATTGCGACCCATTCTGGCGTTGGGGTGCCACGGGTGATCGGCCGCCGCGCCGCGCTGGATGATGGCCGTATCGCCGAACGGTGGTGGCGGCTTTAAGTAACCAGTTTATTCTATCTTGGGTGGATGTATTTGGCACAAGTAGAACTGAGGGCTTGCAGACTCAGCCTGTCCCGCCTATATCCCGTTTCAACAGCGGCGCGTCGGGCCTTGGGTACGAAGCACCATCGGGATGATCTGACGGGCCGCGCGCCCGTTTTTTTGTGCTTTAACGCATGTGATGGATCATGATGACAAACGACCTGATTGCCAAAGCTGCCATTGACCGCCGTATGGCCGAGATTATCACTCCGGTGATTGAAGATCTTGGCTATGAGTTGGTGCGTGTACGACTGATGTCCGGTAAGACGACGATGCTACAGATCATGGCGGACAAGCCCAATGGCGGCATCGAAGTTGATGACTGCGCCGTGATCTCCAATGCCGTAAGTGCTGTTTTGGATGTAGAAGATCCGATCCTGGACGCTTATGCTTTGGAAGTGTCAAGCCCGGGTATTGACCGGCCACTGACACGGCTGAAAGATTTCGCCATGTTCGAAGGCTATGAGGCCAAGATCGAGACGGGTGAGCTGATCGGTGGCCGCCGCCGCTTTAAGGGTGAGCTGGCGGGCATCGAGGGCGAAGAGGTGCTGATCAATATCGAAGAAGGCACCATCGGATTGCAGTTTGACTGGTTAACTGATGCCAAGCTGGTATTGACCGACGAGTTGATCAAGGAAATGCTGCGCCAGCGTAAAGATGCGGGCGCTTTGAACGAAGACGCATTCGACGAGATCGAGACCGAAGGGTCCGAAGAGGAGAAAGAATAATGGCAATCACCTCTGCTAACCAGCTGGAGCTCTTGCAGACCGCCGAAGCGGTGGCCCGCGAGAAGATGATCGACCCCAGCCTGGTTGTCGATGCGATGGAAGAAAGCCTCGCCCGAGCCGCCAAAAGCCGCTACGGCAGTGAGATGGACATTCGGGTGGCGATCGACCGCAAGACCGGCAAAGCCACTTTTACCCGGGTGCGTACAGTGGTCGAGGACGAAGAGCTGGAAAACTACCAGTCCGAGTTCACGGTTCAACAAGCCAAGCAATATATGGCTGAACCCGCCGTTGGCGATACTTTCGTCGAGGAAGTGCCGCCGGTTGAAATGGGTCGGATTGCGGCGCAGTCGGCCAAGCAGGTTATCCTGCAGCGGGTCCGCGAAGCTGAGCGTGATCGCCAGTTCGAAGAATTCAAGGACCGCGCCGGCACCATTATCAATGGTCTGGTCAAGCGCGAAGAATATGGCAACGTGATCGTTGACGTTGGTGCGGGCGAAGCCATCCTGCGCCGCAACGAGAAAATCGGCCGCGAAAGCTATCGCCCGAACGATCGTATCCGCTGCTTCATCAAGGACGTGCGCCGTGAGCAGCGCGGACCGCAGATCTTCCTGTCGCGGACCGCTCCTGAATTCATGGCCGAATTGTTCAAGATGGAAGTGCCGGAAATCTATGACGGCATCATCGAAATCAAGGCTGTGGCCCGGGACCCCGGGTCGCGCGCCAAAATTGCGGTGATCTCTTATGACGGATCAATCGATCCGGTTGGCGCCTGTGTTGGTATGCGCGGCTCGCGCGTGCAGGCCGTGGTCAACGAGTTGCAGGGTGAAAAGATCGACATCATCCCGTGGAACGAAGATCAGCCGACATTCCTGGTCAATGCGTTGCAGCCTGCCGAGGTTTCCAAGGTTGTGCTGGACGAAGAAGCCGGCAAGATCGAAGTTGTGGTGCCCGAAGAGCAGCTGAGCCTGGCGATTGGTCGCCGTGGCCAGAACGTGCGCCTGGCGTCGCAGCTGACCGGACTTGATATCGACATCATGACCGAAGAAGAAGAAAGCTCGCGTCGCCAGAAGGAATTCGAAAGCCGTACCGGCTTGTTCATGGCGGCTCTGGATCTCGATGAATTCTTTGCCCAGCTGCTGGTCTCCGAAGGGTTCACCAACCTGGAAGAAGTCGCCTATGTTGATCTGGATGAATTGCTGGTCATCGACGGTGTCGATGAAAGCACCGCGGCTGAGTTGCAGGCCCGCGCCCGCGACAATATCGAGGCTCAAGCCAATGCCGCTATCGAAGCGGCCCGCGCTTTGGGTGTTGAGGACAGCCTGATTAATTTCGAAGGCCTGACACCACAGATGGTGGAAGCCCTGGCAAAGGATGGCGTGAAAACGCTGGAAGACTTTGCCACCTGCGCCGATTGGGAGCTGGCCGGTGGCTGGACCACCGAAAATGGCGAGCGAATCAAGGATGACGGCATTCTCGAGCCCTTTGAAATGCCGCTTGAGGAGGCACAGAAACTTGTAATGACCGCCCGCATCTTGCTGGGCTGGGTAGATCCCGCCGATTTGGAAACAGACGAGGACGTTTCTGAAGACGCAGACGAAGATGAACAACAGTCGGAGGCCGAGGCCTGATCTCAGGCCTCGAGTGATTGAACATGGGTGGCGCTAGCAACTCAAGGGACCTGAGTGACGGTCCAGATCGCAAGTGTCTTGCCACGGGTGAGGTGCAACCGAAACACGGATTGGTGCGTTTTGTCATCGGTCCGGATGGGCAGGTTGTTGCGGATATCATGGGGAAGCTGCCCGGTCGTGGGGTCTATGTGACCGCCGAGCGGGAAGCTCTTGAAAATGCGGTAAAGAAAAAACTCTTTTCCCGTGGCTTCAAGACCCAGGTGACTATGCCTGACGGGATGGTTGATGAGGTGGAGCGACAGATTTTGCGCCGCCTGGTTGAGCTGCTTAGTCTGGCAAGGAAATCGGGGGCAGCAGTTGGTGGCTACGAAAAAGTCAAAGACTGGCTGTCCAAAGAAGAGGCCCAGGTGCTGATACAGGCAATTGATGGGTCGGGTCGTGGTAAGTCAAAACTAAGCACGCCCCACAAGGGTAACTATATCGGTTGCCTGACCGCAGATGAGCTAGGCATGGCCTTTGGGCGTCAAACTGTGATACATGCGGCGCTTGCCTCTGGTGGACTCAGCAAACGTGTTGTAGAGGAAGCGCAGCGATTGCAGGGCATGCGTAAAACGGTGGGCGGCACGGGCCGCACAGAAGGATAAGTATCTTAATGAGCGATAGTGACGGCAAAAAGACTTTGGGTCTTCGTGGTGGGTCCCGGCCCGGGAACGTGAAACAGAGTTTCAGCCATGGTCGGACCAAGAATGTCGTAGTGGAAACCAAGCGCAAGCGCGTTGTGGTCCCGAAGCCGGGTGCCGGCCGAGATGGCGCCAGCGCTACGATTGTTGGCGATCCATCGCGACGGCCTGCTGGAATAACCGACAACGAAATGGCACGCCGGATGAAGGCGCTGCAAATTGCGCGCGCCCGGGAAGCGGAAGACACCGCCAAGCGTGCTGCTGAGGAAAAAGAACGCGAAGAAAGCCGCGCGCGTCGCCGTGCGGAAATGGAACAAAAAGAAAAAGATCAACGCGAAGCTGAAGAGCGCGCTAAGGCCAAAGTCGAAGAAGCTGAGCGCAAAAAGCGCGAAGCCGAAGTGGCGGCCGAACGTGCTGCGGCTGTTCCTGATGAGAAAAAGCCTGCCAGTACTGCACCGCGCACTGCGAATTTTGGTAAGCCTGCCCCTGCGGCCACTCCGCGCAAATCAGACCGTGAGCGCGATCAACGCCAGAACCGTGGCAAAGGTCCGACCGACAGCCGTCGCTCAGGCAAGCTGACATTGGGTCAAGCCACTGGTGGTGCCGGTAACCGTCACCGTTCCATGGCGTCGATGAAGCGCAAGCAAGAGCGCGCCCGTCAAAAAGCCATGGGCACGGTCGAGCGCGAAAAGGTATTCCGCGAAGTTCAGTTGCCCGAAGCCATTGTGGTGTCGGAGCTGGCTATCCGGATGGCAGAACGTGTTGGTGACGTTGTTAAATCACTGATGAACATGGGCCTGATGGTTACTCAGAACCAGACCATCGACGCCGATACAGCGGAACTGATCATCGAAGAATTCGGCCACAAGATGGTTCGGGTGTCGGATTCGGACGTTGAAGATGTGATCAACGTAGTCGATGACAAAGACGGCGATCTGAAGCCGCGGCCGCCGGTGGTGACCATCATGGGCCACGTTGACCACGGTAAAACCTCGATCCTGGATGCGATCCGCGATGCGCGTGTTGTGGCCGGCGAGGCGGGGGGTATCACCCAGCACATCGGTGCCTATCAGGTTGAAACCAAAGATGGTTCGATCATTAGCTTCCTGGATACTCCGGGTCACGCGGCGTTCACCTCGATGCGCTCACGTGGTGCGGATGTAACGGACATCGTGATCTTGGTGGTGGCTGCGGATGACGCGGTAATGCCGCAGACCATCGAAGCCATCAACCACGCCAAGGCCGCCAACGTGCCGATGATTATTGCCATCAACAAGATCGACAAACCGGCCGCCGACCCGACCAAAGTGCGCACCGATCTGTTGCAGCACTCTGTCATCGTGGAAGCAATGTCTGGTGATGTTCAGGACGTCGAAGTCTCGGCAATCACCGGTCAGGGTCTGGATCAACTGCTGGAAGCCATCGCGCTGCAGGCAGAAATCCTGGAACTGAAAGCCAACCCCGATCGTGCCGCCCAAGGCGCCGTGATCGAGGCTCAGCTGGACGTTGGCCGTGGTCCCGTTGCCACCGTTCTGGTGCAAAACGGTACCCTGCGCCAAGGCGATATCTTTGTTGTGGGCGAGCAGTACGGTAAGGTCCGTGCGCTGATCAACGACAAGGGCGAGCGGATCAAAGAAGCCGGTCCTTCGGTGCCTGTTGAGGTTCTGGGTCTGAACGGCACCCCCGAAGCGGGCGACGTGTTGAACGTGACCGAGACCGAAGCGCAGGCGCGTGAGATTGCGGAATACCGGGCTCAGGCAGCGAAAGACAAACGCGCTGCTGCGGGTGCTGCGACCACTCTGGAACAGCTGATGGCCAAGGCCAAGGATGACGAAAACGTCTCTGAGCTGCCCATTCTGGTCAAGGCAGACGTGCAGGGTTCGGCCGAAGCGATCGTTCAGGCGATGGCCAAGATCGGCAACGACGAAGTGCGGGTGCGGGTTCTGCACTCGGGCGTTGGCGCCATCACCGAAACCGATATCGGCCTGGCCGAAGCATCCGGTGCGCCAGTGTTTGGCTTTAACGTGCGTGCCAATACATCGGCCCGGAACACGGCCAACCAAAAGGGCGTTGAGATCCGTTACTACTCGGTGATCTATGACCTGGTCGACGATGTGAAAGCGGCCGCCTCTGGTCTGCTGAGCGACGAAATCCGCGAGAACTTTATCGGTTACGCGAATATCAAAGAGGTGTTCAAGGTTACCGGCATCGGCAAAGTCGCTGGTTGTCTGGTTACCGAAGGTATTGCCCGTCGTTCGGCCGGTGTGCGTCTGCTGCGTGACAACGTGGTGATCCATGAAGGCAGCCTGAAGACTCTGAAGCGCTTTAAGGACGAAGTGCCCGAAGTTCAGTCTGGTCAGGAATGTGGCATGGCGTTTGATAACTACGATGATGTTCGCCCCGGCGATGTCATCGAGATCTTCGAACGCGAAGAGGTCACCCGA from Parasedimentitalea psychrophila harbors:
- a CDS encoding ABC transporter substrate-binding protein produces the protein MSRIDRRALFASGAAAALLAATGTSLSAAPLRGGILRLAVPRDGDLLDLVARGALYHSLTEVSPDGVLRGELASHWHSSQDARIWTFDLRPAVRFHDDQEMTARDVVASLAAHVLPDGVEVLEYSVLSELQLQIELSASNPDFPYLLADPALFIARDGRVDAPLAQACGTGCYRVERYQQNRHFRAARVAGHFKDGQAGWADQIEVIVIPDETVRAEALRDGYVDISALPDPKGLIKRGDFRYLPSQQDIAIATHSGVGVPRVIGRRAALDDGRIAERWWRL
- the hemH gene encoding ferrochelatase; the encoded protein is MPDATPQATQAAKPAEKIGVLLANLGTPDDYSYWPMRRYLSEFLSDQRVIDYPKWKWQPLLQLVILSKRPFSSGAAYKSIWNHDKGESPLMTITKDQTAKMASAMAARYGDQVMVDFCMRYGNPSTKSKVRALVEAGCTKILFLPLYPQYAGATSGTANDAFFRALMDETWQPAARTVSAYFNHPSYIDALARSIETAYAKMENRPDILVCSYHGMPERYAQQGDPYSRQCHETTQLLRDRLGWADSQIISSFQSKFGPEEWLKPYTVDHVAELARQGKKSIAVVAPAFSADCIETLEEINEEIRESFDHAGGESFTYIPCLNDDDGHISALSAVVDENLKGWLG
- a CDS encoding double zinc ribbon domain-containing protein, whose translation is MLKQIQMAVSLIYPPRCLGCGDLVDSDFGLCGTCWRETPFIGGTVCESCGVPLPGQADGFRLDCDDCMAHPRAWSQGRAALLYRDQARSLVLALKHGDRGDIARSAAVWMMVAAKPLLENDPLIVPVPLHWTRLLKRRYNQSALLAVQLAKQCQLQCCVDLLHRRKRTESLDGKTREQRFVALGDAVAFNRRQRARLQGRVILLVDDVMTSGATLTACTDACLRGGAAEVRVVVLARVSKR
- a CDS encoding carbon-nitrogen hydrolase family protein; this translates as MRTALLQMTSSDDPGENLGLVEAMLAEAVAAGAGFILTPEVTNCVSTSRRHQQAVLHHEEDDPTLAALQGAAARHGIWLLLGSLAVKTQDSDGRFANRQFLISPQGQITARYDKIHMFDVEVTPKETFRESEGYRPGDRAVLADTPFGRIGMTICYDVRFGYLHRALAKGGAEILTVPAAFSPVTGAAHWHTLLRARAIETGCYILAPAQTGKHSARVGGCRQTYGHSLVVAPWGEVLSDAGTEPGVTYVDLDMEKVSEARRRVPALSHDRDFDGP
- the pip gene encoding prolyl aminopeptidase — encoded protein: MDKHRDQKRAVQYLYPPIEAFDQRMVDVGQGHRIYVEQSGNPQGVPVVVCHGGPGGGCSPAMRRYFDPNIYRVILFDQRGCGRSRPYASCEDNTTWHLVADMEVIRRLLEIDDWMVFGGSWGATLSLIYAQAHPDRVRHLILRGVFLMTKGELDWFYGGGAGKFWPETWARFVSLIPENERGDIIGAYHKRLFSGDVPEEIRFGKAWSAWENALASIHSNGRSGESPGEYARAFARLENHYFINQGFLESDGQILANMGRISHIPGVIVQGRYDMICPPVMAWRLNELWPEGELKMIRGSGHALSEPGISAELVRVMNVIAEEL
- the ubiG gene encoding bifunctional 2-polyprenyl-6-hydroxyphenol methylase/3-demethylubiquinol 3-O-methyltransferase UbiG, yielding MQAPQSTVDPSEIAKFEAMAADWWDPNGKFKPLHMLNPCRLDYITQQIAGEFDRDLSKSKPFAGLRLLDIGCGGGLLSEPMARLGATVVGADAAAGNLPVARIHAEQSGLDIDYRHTTAEALAEAGEQFDVILNMEVVEHVADPLAYLTATRQLLRPGGLQICSTINRNPKSFAMAIIGAEVIMRWLPRGTHEWSKFITPDELFDLLSQAGLSPVDRKGFLFNPITWGWSISDRDLSVNYVTASIKP
- a CDS encoding MarR family winged helix-turn-helix transcriptional regulator, yielding MEDNNSLAISLFSEILMADQLARSRLTKALPKGMELSHFSVLNQLARVGLERSPAQLAKAFHVTRGAMTNTLNKLEVAGYIHIRPDWDDARRKMVAISPAGRQARDAALAGITPIISEVVNDLGHDRVRAALPILRELRSKLENDGSDPR
- the grxC gene encoding glutaredoxin 3 — protein: MKSVEIYTSPLCGFCHAAKRLLTQKGVTFAEVNVLTDPARKPEMIQRANGGRTVPQIFIGDTHVGGCDDLFALEQSGQLDSLLAA
- a CDS encoding methyltransferase domain-containing protein, producing MTQAPKPQPALFDRPALSAHRARRKPTALFLHETARDEVEDRLCMVNRSFTDPAIVTPFAEIWQNCLPGAKIVPDDDLLALDPGAHDVVVHTMCLHWANDPVGQLIQCRRALKEDGLLLVVMLGGRTLHELRSSLAEAETALTGGLSPRVAPMGEIRDLGALLQRAGLALPVADLVPLTAEYRDLRHLMQDLRDMGETNALAQRQKHPSSRMLFEMADHLYRQHFATPDNRLPATFEIVCLTGWSPSDTQQKPLRPGSAQSRLSDALKVPETKLPE